The genomic DNA AACGACCTGCAGGTGTTTCGCAATGCGGCCAAACTGGCCGGGCTGTCTGCCGAGGATATGACTGGCGGACTGCAGGGCGTTGGCAATGTCCTCAACGACGCCACTTGGGGAAGAAACCAGCCGGCACTCGTCATGATGCGCATGCTCGGCATCGAGATGAAGAGGACCAAAGACGGATCAGTTGATGCCACGCGCGCACTGAAGGACGTGGCAAACGCCATAGCCGCACGCAAGGGAAACGTTCAGGCGCAACAGTTAATCGCCGGCACCTTCGGGCTATCGGCCCTCTTGCCGATGTTGCAGAAGGGCGAGAAGGGCATTGATGAGCTGACTGTGAGGTCCAAGAAGTTTTCACCGATCATCGACGCTAAGCAGTTGGCACAAGCCGATAGGTTCAATGAGAACCTGTTGAAACTTGAGGGGCAGGCGACAAAGCTCAAGTACGCGTTCGGCAACGCGATGGCCCCCGCCGTCGAGAGGGTGATGACCGCGGTCGGAAAACTGATCGACAAGTACGGCGAGGTGGCGGCGACCAAGGTTGCCGAGTACGTCGAGAAATTTGCTACATGGCTGGACCATGTTGATTGGGAGAAGACCGCCGAATCAGTTGGCAAGTTTGTGGATGCGATTGGCGGCGTGAAAGGTATTGCCATCGGCCTCGCTGCGATCACGTTCGCAGGGCCGATTGCTGGTGTGCTGAGCCTGATTTCGAACCTAGCGCTGCTGGCTACAGTCTCTGCGCCTACTGCTGCTGCAGCCCTATCGAAAGTCGCACTTCCTGCAGCCGCCGCTGCGGCGGGCGGGTATGGGCTCGGAACTCTTGCCCGCCCGTATTACGACAAGTATGTTCAATGGGCGACTGGCGGAGAGCGCTGGTCGCTGAATGACTACTTTACCGGGACGAACCGGCATGACCATGCTGCGACGGGCGGGTACACGCAAGAAGAACTGGACAGCGTGAAGGATGGTGGAGGCGCAAAGCTTTCTGCCTCCTCCAAGCAGCGCCTTGGCGCGGCTGATTTGTTCTCAGGGCTAGAGTCGCAATATGGGCTTCCCTCCGGCCTGCTGGACGGCGTATGGAGCGCCGAGTCCTCGCGCGGCAAAGACATGCTTTCCAAGCGCGGTGCAAAGGGTCATTTTGGGTTCATGGATGCCACCGCTAAGCAATATGGGCTAGACGACCCCAATGACCTGGGCAAGTCTGCGGACGCCGCGGCGCGCTATTACCGCGACCTGCTGAAGGCGAATGGGGGTGACTTGTCGAAAGCCGCCGCGGCGTACAACTGGGGGCCGGGTAACGTTAAAAAATACGGGATGGGTGCATTGCCTGCGGAAACGCGCGACTACATCACCAAGGTGAAATCGCAGATGCCTGGCGCATCTCTGTACGCAGGCCAGTCGTCGCCCATCGTCGCGGCGAACCAGTCCGGCATGAGTGAATCCGCGACTGCTGGCAAGGTTGTGGTAGAGGTCAACTTTACGAATGCACCTGCCGGCATGAAGTCGTCGGTTCGGTCGTCCGGCAATGTCTCGGCATCGGTCAATATCGGAAACGCTAACGTAACAGGGCCATCTGTATGAGCATCGCAAGCAGGGTCGGCAGCGCTGTCGGCAGCATCGGCGGTGTTGCGGCAGCAGCTGGGAAGCTGGCTAGTCTGTTTAACGGCGGGGGTGACTATTGGAGTCAACTTAGGCAGGCAAGTTACAACGGCGTCAAGTTTGGGGTTCTGTCTGATAGCGGGACGTTCGGGCGCCGCTCCGTTGTCCACGAATACCCGAGCAAGGAAACCCGGCCTTGGGTCGAGGATCTTGGTCTACAAACGACGGTTCTGCGGATCAACGGATTCCTTATCGAAAACAGCCTGGCCTACGATTCTTCTGGCTACGGTAGATCTGTTGTTGCTCAGCGGAATAAGCTGATTGAGGTGGTGCAGGGCGGGCTAAGCGGTATGACCGCGAAGCAGGGTCTCGGCACGCTCGTGCATCCGACGCTCGGGACGCTGAAGGCGAACTGCATGGAGCTGGAGTTTGGCGCCTCCTGGGATCGCGGCAGGGTTATCGAGGTCCGGCTAGTCTTTGTGCTGGGCGGAGATCGGCTCTACCCGCAAACAAAGAAACCGACCTCTGACGCAGTTAAGACAGCCGCTGCCGGCCTATACACGCCAACGTTCCTCGGATTCTTGAAGGCGCTGGCGTCAGCAGTGGTTGCTGGCGCCGCGGCAATCCAGGCGGCGGTATCTACAGCGGTTGGCTGGTATCAGGCCATCAACACGCTGATCCACGACGTAAAACGGTTCTGGAACTCGATTTCCACGCTTGCCGGGAACTTTGGCCGGCTGTTTGGAGGTGGCAATAGTGGCTATGCGGCCTCCGCTAGTAAGAAGGCCACTTCTGCGACGGTATCGAGCCTGATCGTCGCTGACACGGTGAACCGGGCCGCGGTCGCAACGGCAGGTGCCACCCTTGAGTCCGCTGCATCCAATGTGCTCGCCGATCCAGCGACGTTCGCGACGGCAGCCCAAGGTGTTGTATCTGCCCTTGCTGGGTCTGCCGCATCCCCGGCTGATGCGATCCGGCTGCTCTCCAGCCTGATGACATACAGTCCCACGCCAATAACGGGGCTTCTCAAATCGCTGTGGCACAGGCCGCGGTGCAGACTGCATGCGGCGATTTACTGCGCCGCTCCGTGATTGCACAAATCGCGATCTCGGCGACCAGTTACCAGCCATTTTCGGCAGATGACTCTGTCATGGTGCGAGACGCTATCGCCGAACTCATCGACAACGAGATCACGACTGCTGCGGATCAAGGCGAGGACGAGGTTTATCTCGCCCTGCGCGCGTTGCGGCAAGCGCTTGTCGAGGACTTCAACAGCCGGGGCGGCGGCCTGGCGGCGACCAAGACGTATTCGTTCGGGGCGCCTCTTCCTGCGCTGGTGCTGGCGAATCGGCTGTACCGCGATACGACCCGAAGCGACGAGCTGGTGACGCAGGCTGACCCGGTGCACCCCGCGTTTATGCCAACTCAGTTCCGCGCCTTGTCTTCTTGATGTTTGCATGAAAGATATTCGCTCGCCACGAACCCGGCCCCAGTATCGTTAATGATGATCTGCCTCACTCGAACCCATCCGCTCGGGGTGGCAAGCTTTCCTTCCACATATCCGCGAACATCGTCAGTCTTGTACGTATTTGCATATGTTCGCCCGCAGCCGGAGTCCTGGAGCATTTTCCGGTTGTAGTCAATGTTCGTGCGTCGGATGTCGAACCCAAAGGCCTGATACGAATACGCGGCTGCTTCTGCGGTAGTGCAAACAATCGCGTTAGGCGTTTTGAACTTGCATTCGTCCG from Cupriavidus sp. D39 includes the following:
- a CDS encoding phage tail tape measure protein is translated as MAAASTFQVTISAVDKATASIRKIKASIANVTKPATDLKASFAALGKEVGLDRVAKGVKSIGSAAQNAARHVTSMVPALTAIAGIGTVAGITALATEWGKAGSEIQRTSGVIGVSANDLQVFRNAAKLAGLSAEDMTGGLQGVGNVLNDATWGRNQPALVMMRMLGIEMKRTKDGSVDATRALKDVANAIAARKGNVQAQQLIAGTFGLSALLPMLQKGEKGIDELTVRSKKFSPIIDAKQLAQADRFNENLLKLEGQATKLKYAFGNAMAPAVERVMTAVGKLIDKYGEVAATKVAEYVEKFATWLDHVDWEKTAESVGKFVDAIGGVKGIAIGLAAITFAGPIAGVLSLISNLALLATVSAPTAAAALSKVALPAAAAAAGGYGLGTLARPYYDKYVQWATGGERWSLNDYFTGTNRHDHAATGGYTQEELDSVKDGGGAKLSASSKQRLGAADLFSGLESQYGLPSGLLDGVWSAESSRGKDMLSKRGAKGHFGFMDATAKQYGLDDPNDLGKSADAAARYYRDLLKANGGDLSKAAAAYNWGPGNVKKYGMGALPAETRDYITKVKSQMPGASLYAGQSSPIVAANQSGMSESATAGKVVVEVNFTNAPAGMKSSVRSSGNVSASVNIGNANVTGPSV
- a CDS encoding DNA circularization N-terminal domain-containing protein, encoding MSIASRVGSAVGSIGGVAAAAGKLASLFNGGGDYWSQLRQASYNGVKFGVLSDSGTFGRRSVVHEYPSKETRPWVEDLGLQTTVLRINGFLIENSLAYDSSGYGRSVVAQRNKLIEVVQGGLSGMTAKQGLGTLVHPTLGTLKANCMELEFGASWDRGRVIEVRLVFVLGGDRLYPQTKKPTSDAVKTAAAGLYTPTFLGFLKALASAVVAGAAAIQAAVSTAVGWYQAINTLIHDVKRFWNSISTLAGNFGRLFGGGNSGYAASASKKATSATVSSLIVADTVNRAAVATAGATLESAASNVLADPATFATAAQGVVSALAGSAASPADAIRLLSSLMTYSPTPITGLLKSLWHRPRCRLHAAIYCAAP